The sequence ACGAGTCCGTCCTGGTATCCCGTCTGACGTTCATGATCGCGGAGTGATCCCGGTTTCACGAGAACGACGAATTCTTATACTATTTCTTGATAAAACGCATGAACACAGTTTACGGGGCGCTGCGGGGAAGTTCAGTCGCTCGGAACTCCTTCGACTGCTGCGCAGCTCGCCTTGTGAATCTTCCTCGCCGCGCCTCTGTGTTCGGCCTTTTAATTGAGAAATAGTATGAATCTTACCGCAAACGAGCGGCCCCGCCATTTCTCTTTCAAGGCGGGGCCGCTTTTCAATCAGCGATGGTTGGGGGAGCGTTCGATGAGTCGAGATTCCGGCGCGAAAATAATTGACGAAGCAGAGCGGGACTGCTAAAATCACATTCAACACTACTTATTGCGGAGGTGGAGAGGATGTATGCGGCTGAGCGGCAGTACAAAGGCGTCATTATTATTATAGCGGCGGCCGATGCATCGTGTTCTCTTCCTCTGACGACGCTATAATTTGTCGTGGAGCAATACAGGGAGGACGGGGCGCGGCTCTTTCCTCCCTGTTGTTTTTGCGGTGTGTTCGGACGGGTTCATGAGTTCCGCCTGTGACGCGGAGCACAATTTAAATCAAGAGGTGAGGCATCATGTCGGTTGACTACAAATCGACGCTTCAACTGCCGGTGACCGAGTTTCCCATGCGCGCCGGCTTGGCGAAGAAAGAACCGGAAACGGTCAAGTTCTGGGAACGGAACGGGATTTACAAAAAAATGCTGGAGCGCAACAAGGACCGCCGTTCCTTCATGTTCCACGACGGGCCGCCCTACGCCAACGGGGCGATCCACATCGGCCACGCGCTCAACAAGTCGCTGAAGGATTTCATCGTCAAGTACAAGTCGATGCGCGGCTACTACGTGCCTTACGTGCCGGGCTGGGATACGCACGGACTGCCCATCGAACTGAAAGTGCTCAAGGACGAGCACTTGAACAAGGACACGACGCCGGCGCTCGAGCTCCGCTCCGAGTGCCACGACTACGCGCTCAAATGGGTGGACGTGCAGCGCGAAGGCATGAAGCGCCTGGGTTGCTTCTCGCTCTGGGACGAACCGTATTTGACGCTCAAGCCCGAGTTCGAGGCCCGCGAGCTCGAGACGTTGGCCACGATCGTGGAGAAAGGTTTCGTCTACCGCGGCACCAAGCCCGTGTACTGGTGCATCGACTGCCAGACCGCCGAAGCCGCGGCGGAGATCGAGTACGCCGACGTCTCGTCGCCCTCGGTGTTCGTCGCCTACCAGATGGACGACGACGTGGCGGAGCGTTTCCCTGCGCTGAAAGGACGCGACGTGAACGTCGTGGTCTGGACGACGACGCCCTGGACGCTGCCTGCCAGCCGCGCCGTGACGCTGAACGCCAACTTCGACTACTCTTTTTTCGAGGTGGGCGACAAAGTTTACCTGATCGCCGACGGCATGGCCGATTCGGTGTCGCGCGACACCGGGCTCGATTTCTCGAAACGCCTGCTGGCCGTCAAGGGTAAAGACCTGGAATTGCTCAGCGCCAATCATCCCATGTATCCCTGCAAGACGCCGCTCGTGTTGGCTCCGTACGTCACGCTCGACGCCGGCACCGGCTGCGTCCACACGGCGCCCGCCTACGGCGTCGAGGACTTCGAGACGGGGCAGCGCTATCACGTCGAAAACTACAATCCCGTCGACGCCACGGGACATTACAAGCCCGACACGCCCGTCGTCGCCGGCCTGGATCTGGACAAGGGCGGCCGCAAGGCGCTGGAAGTGATCGAAGCCAACGGCCGTTTGCTCGGCCTGAAGAAGATTTCGCACTCTTATCCGCACTGCTGGCGCTGTCACAAGCCCGTCATTTTCCGCTCCACGCCGCAGTGGTTCATCGACGTCGCCGCGTTCAAGAAACGCGCCCTCGACGTGATCGATAACGAGGTGAAATGGATTCCCGGCTGGGGGCACGACCGCATTTACAACATGGTGTCGGAGCGCTCCGATTGGTGCATCAGCCGCCAGCGCGTGTGGGGCGTGCCGATCCCGGCGTTCGAGTGCGAGGACTGCCACGAGACGATCCTCGATGCCGCCCGTATCCGCCGCGTCGCGGAAAAAGTCGCCGGGGCCGGTTCCGACGTCTGGTGGGCGAGCGCGCCCGAAGATCTGCTCGGCGATCTGGCGGTCTGCCCTCACTGCGGCAGTCATCATCTGAAGAAGGGCGAAGACATTCTCGACGTATGGTTCGATTCCGGCGCGAGCCACTTCTCCGTCATGGACGTTCCCAGCCGTCCTTATCTGAGCTGGCCGACCGACCTTTATCTCGAAGGGGCCGATCAGCACCGCGGCTGGTTCCAGACTTCGCTGCTCACTTCCGTGGCTGTGGCCGGAAAGGCGCCGTACCGGGCCGTCCTCACGCATGGCTTCATCGTCGACGAACAGGGGCGCAAGATGTCCAAGTCGCTGCAGAACGGCGTCGCCCCCGAGAGGATCACGAATCGCGACGGCGCTGACATCCTGCGCCTGTGGGTGGCTTCCGCCGACTATCGCAGCGACGTGCACATCTCCGACGGCATCATCAAAAACCTGTCGGAGGAATACCGCCGCATCCGCAACACGGCCCGCTTCATGCTCGGCAACCTGAACGGCTTCGATCCGGCCAGGGATTCCGTGCCGTTCGACAAGATGCCCGAGTTCGACCGCTGGGCCATGTCGTTGCTGAACCGCGTCGTCGAGCGCGTGACGGAAGGTTTTGAGGCATATGATTTCCACATGCCCATCACCGTCATTCATCAGTTCTGCGTCGGCGAGCTGAGCTCGTTCTATCTCGACGCCAGCAAGGACCGCCTCTACGCCGACGAGGCGAACGGCCTGAGCCGGCGCGCCTGCCAGACGGTGATGTGGAAGACCGTCTGCGCGCTGGCGCGCATGCTCGCGCCCGTGATCAGCTTCACCGCCGAGGAGATCTGGCAGCAACTGCGCACGATCGACGCTTCGCTGGCCGAGAGCGTCTTTCTGGGCGGCTGGCCGGAAGCGGACGCCGCCGAAACGGACGGCGCGCTCGTGGAGAAGTGGGAAAAGGTGCAGTTCCTGCGCGGTCTCGTCAGCAAAGCGCTGGAAGCCGAGCGCGCCGCCGGCAAGATCGGCCAGGCGCTCGAAGCCCGCGTCGCCGTGGCCGCACCCGAGTTCTACAAAAACGCCATGAGCGCCGAGGGCTGGGCGATGGTGTGCATCACGTCGGGCTTCGAGTTCGGCGAGACGGTGGAAAGCGACGGCGACATCCGCGTCGAAGTGTTCCCCGCCAAAGGCACGAAGTGCCCGCGCTGCTGGAAGTACGAAGAGACGTCGCACGCCGAAGGGCTCTGCTGCCGCTGCGCGTGCGTCATCGAGAAAAAGTAGTCTGAAATAAATTAAAACGCCGAAAATGTTCCACGTGGAACATTTTCGGCGGACGGGGTACAATGAAAGGAGCGAAGAACCTTCACTCCTTTTTTATGACGGAGTGGTGATCGGTCGAATGGAAAAAATGAACGGCGAAATTTACGAGCTGGCTGTCCCCGAAGAGGATTCCGGCGCGCGCCTCGACCTTTTTCTCGCCGGCGAGCTTTCGCTGTCGCGCAGCCGCGCCCGAAGCCTGATCGACGGAGGCGCCGTCAGTTCCGGACAGGTGAAAAAGATTCGCCCGGCCTTCAAAATTCAACCCGGTCAGATTTACCGCGTGGAAATTCCCGAGGCCGCGCCGGCGGAGATCGCGGCGCAGGATATGCCCTTTGACGTGGTCTACGAGGACGACGACGTGATCGTGGTCAACAAACCGGCGGGCGTGGTCGTGCATCCCGGCGCCGGACGTCCCGACGGCACGCTGGTCAACGGCCTGATGTTCCGCTATCCCGAGATCGGCCGCATCGGAGATTCCGTGCGGCCGGGAATCGTTCACCGTCTCGACGTGGGCACGTCGGGGCTGATGGTCGTGGCCCGCAGCGACGCGGCTTTTCGCGGCCTGACGGAAGCGTTCCAGGCGCACGAGGTGCTCAAGGAATATCTGGGGCTTGGCGTCGGCGCGCTGAAAGCGCCCGAGGGCACGGTGGACGCGCCGATCGGCCGCGATCCTCGCAATCGTTTGAAAATGTGCGTCTCTTGGGACGGGCGCGACGCCGTGACCGACTACAAAGTCCTTTGGACGCGGGCGCGCTGCAATCTGATCAGGGTGCGGCTGCATACGGGGCGCACTCACCAGATCCGCGTGCACATGCGCGCGCTGGGCTGCTCGCTCGACGGCGATACGCTTTACGGCCCCAAGGATCCGGCGCAGCATATTCTCAAAGACCGCGTCTTTCTGCATTCGTGGCGGCTGGGCTTTCGCCATCCCGTCAGCGGCGAACGGCTCGAGTTCCGCGCCCCGCTGCCGCCGGAGCTGATCGCGGCGCTGCGCGTGCCGCTGTCGCAGCCCGAAGACGCGTGACGGCTGAAATATTTTATCGGCGCCGAAAATATTCCCGCTGTAGGAAATGCGCGCGTTCTGCCGCGTCGATTGAAAAGTTTATTTTATTATAGTATAGTAAGCCTGCTCGTTATTCCGAGGCCTCCCGCGCGGGAGCCTCTCGATCGCAAGGAGGAAAAAATGAGAAGAAGCGCATGGGCCGCTTTGGCCGTCGGCGCAGCGTTGACTGTGGGGGCCGCGGCTTCGTTCGCGGCCGAGGGCAAGATTTCCGGCAGCTTTCTGATGGGAACGGGCAGCGCCACGGGGAATTATTATTCCTTCGGCAGCGTGCTCGCGCAGGTCATCAACACTCATACCGGGGCCAACATCACCGTCAGTTCCACGGGCGGCTCGGTGGAGAACGTGCGCCTTCTCAAAAAGGGCGAAAACGAGATGGCGCTGGTGCAGACGGATGTGAACAGTTACGCGCTGAACGGCGTGGAGCAGTTCGCCAGCGGCGCGGTGACGAATTTCTCGGCGATCACGGCCTGCTATCCCGAAATGGTGCAGATCGTGGCGAGCAAATCCAGCGGCATCAAGAGCGTGGCCGACATGCGCGGCAAGCGCATCTGCGTGGGCGCGGTCGGTTCGGGCTATGAAGTGGCGGCCCGCCAGATCCTCGGCATCTACGGCATGAGCTACGACGACATCGACGAGCGTTTCCTGAGCCAGTCGGAGGGCAAGAACGCTCTTCAGGACGACCAGATCGACGCGTTCTTCATGTGCTCGGGCTATCCCAACGCCAACGTGACGGAGCTGTCGCTGATGGGCAAGATCGAAGTGATCTCCATCGACGACGGGCATTTGAAGCTGCTGCAGGAGAAGTACCCGTTCTACGCGCCGTTCACGACGCCCGACGATCAGTACAATCTTGGCCATCCGGTCACGTCGGTGGCGGTGATGTCGATGCTGGTGGTCCTGAACGAGATCGGCGACGACGACGTGTACGCGATGACGGCGGCGATCTACGATCATCTCGACGAGATCCGCGCGCTCAACAAGAAGGGCGAATACATGTCGCTCGAAGGCGCCTTCCGCGGCATCCCCGGCAACATCCATCCCGGCGCGGCGCGTTTCTACGAGGAGAAGGGGCTCGCGGTCCCCGGCAGGTAAACGGCGTTTTATTTCATGATGTGATCCGGACGGTTCGACAGGAGTTGTGTTCATTGCGGGCCGTCCGCTTTTTTTTTGAAGGGAGAGGCGGCGCTTGAGTTTTTTGAGCCGAAAGAAACTGAACGAGGTCCCGCAGGACGTCGATCTGTCCGAATTGGAGCGCGATTCGCGCTATCGCGTCTTTTCCGGCGGCATGAAAGTCTTTCTCACGGTCGTGCTGACGTGTTTCGCGCTGTTCCAGCTTTACGCTTCGCTGAGCGGGCGGCTGCCGCAGCAGATTTTGCGCTACGGGCACCTGGGGTTCGCCATCAGCCTGGCGTTTATCATCTATCCGACGACGAAAAAGTCGAGCCGCCGCAGGGTGAATCCTCTGGACGTGCTCTTCGCGCTGGCGTTTCTGGCGGTGATCGGCTACTTTATCGGCAACTTCAAGGCGCTGCAGCTGCGCGCCGGCGAGTATACGACGCTTGACACGGTGATGGCGGGGCTGGGCGTTTTTCTGGTGCTGCTGGCCTGCTGGCGCGTGGTCGGCCCGCCGATCGTGATCATCGCCTCGTGCTTCATGCTGTACGGCCTGATGGGCGCGCGCGGTCTTTTCGCCGTGCAGATGCCGGGTTTTCTGGCGCAGCGCGGCTATCAGCTGCCGCGGATCATCACGCATCTTTTCATCACCACGGAGGGCGTGATCGGCAACCCGATCGGCGTGTGCTCGACGTACATTTTCCTGTTCATCCTTTTCGGTTCCTGTCTCGAAAAGACGGGCATCGGACAATTCTTCATCGACCTGGCCAACGCGCTGGCCGGCTGGGCCGTGGGCGGCCCGGCCAAGGTGGCGGTGCTTTCGTCGGCGCTGCAGGGCACGGTCTCCGGTTCTTCGGTGGCGAACACCGTGTCGACCGGGTCCTTCACGATCCCGCTGATGAAGTCGCTGGGCTACGAGCCGGAGTTCGCCGGCGCGGTGGAGGCGGCGGCCTCGACGGGCGGACAGATCATGCCGCCGGTGATGGGCTCGGCGGCGTTCCTGATCGCCGAATCGGTGGGGATCTCCTACTCGCAGCTGATGCTGGTGGCGCTGATCCCGGCGCTGCTGTACTTTTCGGGCATCTGGATCATGGTGGATTTCGAGGCGCGCCGCAAGGGGCTGAAGGGGCTGCCGCGCGAAAAGCTGCCGCCCGCCAGGCCGCTGCTTCTGCAAAAGGGGCATCTCGTGCTGCCGCTGGCCGCCATCATCTACTTCATGCTGTCGGGTTTCACGATCACGCGCTCGGCGCTGTGGGGCATCGCGATCGCCGCGCTGGTGCCGTTTTTGAGAAAGAGCACATGGGTCTCGCCGAAACAGATCCTCGAAGCGCTGCCGCTGGCGGCGCGCAACATCGTCTCCGTGGCGACGGCCTGCTCGACGGCGGGCATCATCGTCGGCATGGTGACGCTGACGGGGCTGGGCCAGCGGATCGGCGGCGGCATGTTCCAGGTTGTGGGCGGCAACGTGTTCCTCGGGCTGATGTGCGCGATGATCACGTCGCTGGTGCTGGGCATGGGCGTATCGACCACGTCGAACTACATCATCACTTCGACGGTGGCGGCGCCGATCCTCATCCATCTGGGCATCCCGCTGCTGGCGGCGCACATGTTCTGCTTCTACTTCGGCATCATCGCCGACATCACGCCGCCGGTGGCGCTGGCGGCCTACGCCGGTTCGGCCATCGCCAAGGGCAATCCGTTCAAAACGGGCGTCAACGCTTCGAAGCTGGCGATCGCGGCCTTCCTCGTGCCGTACATGTTTGCGCTCAACCCGAAGCTGATCATGATCGACGGCACGTTCCTCGAAGCGCTGCCGATGATCGCCACGGCGCTTGTCGGCCTGTTCGGCATCGGCGGCGGCCTGATTGGCTACATCGACGCGCCGATCGAATCTTACTGGCGGCTGTTGATGATCGCCGGCGGCCTGGGACTGCTGATTCCCGGCACGGTCAGCGACCTGATCGGCGCGGCCGTGATCCTGGCGGTTTACTTCTTCACGCGACGCAAAAGAGCAAGCGGATAAAAATTAGGCCGACGACGTTCCACGTCGCCGGCCTGTCTGGGAAGAAAACGAACGCGGTTCGCGCGGCGTTTGGCGAAAAATGGAAAGGAACGAACCGAAATGAGAATTTTTATGGTGCGCCACGGAGAGACGAAATGGAACCGCGAGGGGCGCTTTCAGGGGCAGATGGATATCCCGTTGAACGAGACGGGATTGGCGCAGGCGGACCGCGCCGCGGAACGTTTCCGCGGCTTTCCGCTGGAGGCGGTGTTCGTTTCGCCGCTGTCGCGCGCCCGCGTCACGGGCGAGAAGATCTTCGCCGCGGCGCGGTGCGAGAATTTCGTGGCCGATCCCGGCTTGATGGAGATCAACCACGGCGCGTGGGAAGGGCTGACGTTCGACGAGGTTTCCGCGCGGTACGGCGCGCTTTTGGAACAGTGGCGCTCGCGTCCCGAAGGCGTGCGGATGCCCGGCCCCGGCGGCGAATCGCTGGAAGACGTGCAGCGGCGCGCCGTCGCCGCGCTGGAGCGCACGGCGCTGAACTGTCGCGGCGACACGCTGCTGGCCACGCACGACGCCGTGCTCAAAACGCTGATCTGTCATTTCCTCGGCGTGCCGCTGGCTCATTACTGGCGGCTGAAA comes from Pyramidobacter piscolens W5455 and encodes:
- a CDS encoding TAXI family TRAP transporter solute-binding subunit, which translates into the protein MRRSAWAALAVGAALTVGAAASFAAEGKISGSFLMGTGSATGNYYSFGSVLAQVINTHTGANITVSSTGGSVENVRLLKKGENEMALVQTDVNSYALNGVEQFASGAVTNFSAITACYPEMVQIVASKSSGIKSVADMRGKRICVGAVGSGYEVAARQILGIYGMSYDDIDERFLSQSEGKNALQDDQIDAFFMCSGYPNANVTELSLMGKIEVISIDDGHLKLLQEKYPFYAPFTTPDDQYNLGHPVTSVAVMSMLVVLNEIGDDDVYAMTAAIYDHLDEIRALNKKGEYMSLEGAFRGIPGNIHPGAARFYEEKGLAVPGR
- a CDS encoding RluA family pseudouridine synthase, whose protein sequence is MEKMNGEIYELAVPEEDSGARLDLFLAGELSLSRSRARSLIDGGAVSSGQVKKIRPAFKIQPGQIYRVEIPEAAPAEIAAQDMPFDVVYEDDDVIVVNKPAGVVVHPGAGRPDGTLVNGLMFRYPEIGRIGDSVRPGIVHRLDVGTSGLMVVARSDAAFRGLTEAFQAHEVLKEYLGLGVGALKAPEGTVDAPIGRDPRNRLKMCVSWDGRDAVTDYKVLWTRARCNLIRVRLHTGRTHQIRVHMRALGCSLDGDTLYGPKDPAQHILKDRVFLHSWRLGFRHPVSGERLEFRAPLPPELIAALRVPLSQPEDA
- the ileS gene encoding isoleucine--tRNA ligase; the encoded protein is MSVDYKSTLQLPVTEFPMRAGLAKKEPETVKFWERNGIYKKMLERNKDRRSFMFHDGPPYANGAIHIGHALNKSLKDFIVKYKSMRGYYVPYVPGWDTHGLPIELKVLKDEHLNKDTTPALELRSECHDYALKWVDVQREGMKRLGCFSLWDEPYLTLKPEFEARELETLATIVEKGFVYRGTKPVYWCIDCQTAEAAAEIEYADVSSPSVFVAYQMDDDVAERFPALKGRDVNVVVWTTTPWTLPASRAVTLNANFDYSFFEVGDKVYLIADGMADSVSRDTGLDFSKRLLAVKGKDLELLSANHPMYPCKTPLVLAPYVTLDAGTGCVHTAPAYGVEDFETGQRYHVENYNPVDATGHYKPDTPVVAGLDLDKGGRKALEVIEANGRLLGLKKISHSYPHCWRCHKPVIFRSTPQWFIDVAAFKKRALDVIDNEVKWIPGWGHDRIYNMVSERSDWCISRQRVWGVPIPAFECEDCHETILDAARIRRVAEKVAGAGSDVWWASAPEDLLGDLAVCPHCGSHHLKKGEDILDVWFDSGASHFSVMDVPSRPYLSWPTDLYLEGADQHRGWFQTSLLTSVAVAGKAPYRAVLTHGFIVDEQGRKMSKSLQNGVAPERITNRDGADILRLWVASADYRSDVHISDGIIKNLSEEYRRIRNTARFMLGNLNGFDPARDSVPFDKMPEFDRWAMSLLNRVVERVTEGFEAYDFHMPITVIHQFCVGELSSFYLDASKDRLYADEANGLSRRACQTVMWKTVCALARMLAPVISFTAEEIWQQLRTIDASLAESVFLGGWPEADAAETDGALVEKWEKVQFLRGLVSKALEAERAAGKIGQALEARVAVAAPEFYKNAMSAEGWAMVCITSGFEFGETVESDGDIRVEVFPAKGTKCPRCWKYEETSHAEGLCCRCACVIEKK
- a CDS encoding histidine phosphatase family protein codes for the protein MRIFMVRHGETKWNREGRFQGQMDIPLNETGLAQADRAAERFRGFPLEAVFVSPLSRARVTGEKIFAAARCENFVADPGLMEINHGAWEGLTFDEVSARYGALLEQWRSRPEGVRMPGPGGESLEDVQRRAVAALERTALNCRGDTLLATHDAVLKTLICHFLGVPLAHYWRLKIPNCSVSYVEFLDGTPQVGLLGDVSHLGGGFDSFVSKSL
- a CDS encoding TRAP transporter permease; this encodes MSRKKLNEVPQDVDLSELERDSRYRVFSGGMKVFLTVVLTCFALFQLYASLSGRLPQQILRYGHLGFAISLAFIIYPTTKKSSRRRVNPLDVLFALAFLAVIGYFIGNFKALQLRAGEYTTLDTVMAGLGVFLVLLACWRVVGPPIVIIASCFMLYGLMGARGLFAVQMPGFLAQRGYQLPRIITHLFITTEGVIGNPIGVCSTYIFLFILFGSCLEKTGIGQFFIDLANALAGWAVGGPAKVAVLSSALQGTVSGSSVANTVSTGSFTIPLMKSLGYEPEFAGAVEAAASTGGQIMPPVMGSAAFLIAESVGISYSQLMLVALIPALLYFSGIWIMVDFEARRKGLKGLPREKLPPARPLLLQKGHLVLPLAAIIYFMLSGFTITRSALWGIAIAALVPFLRKSTWVSPKQILEALPLAARNIVSVATACSTAGIIVGMVTLTGLGQRIGGGMFQVVGGNVFLGLMCAMITSLVLGMGVSTTSNYIITSTVAAPILIHLGIPLLAAHMFCFYFGIIADITPPVALAAYAGSAIAKGNPFKTGVNASKLAIAAFLVPYMFALNPKLIMIDGTFLEALPMIATALVGLFGIGGGLIGYIDAPIESYWRLLMIAGGLGLLIPGTVSDLIGAAVILAVYFFTRRKRASG